A stretch of DNA from Vanacampus margaritifer isolate UIUO_Vmar chromosome 1, RoL_Vmar_1.0, whole genome shotgun sequence:
AGCGCAAGCCTGAGTTGCTGGTTGTCCCGACGCAGCTCGTCCCCGCGTTTGGCCAGCGTGTCTTCCCGCAACAGCGCACAGTTGAGGCGGCGAGTCAGCGCATCAACTTCGGGAAACGTCTGCGGACGCAAATCAAGAAAGACGTTTGAAAAAGCCACATTTGAATTGATGGATGTCAAATAAAAATCCTAACCCTCGATTGAAATTGTAGTTTAAAACTATACTTATAAACTCCCACATTTGACGTACTCATGGATGAACTCTGACCTTGCTTGGTTGCGTCGCTCCCAGACGCTCGTGGTCGCCGCCGCGCGGCCAACAATTTGCCGCTGGTCGTATCTTGGCGCACAAAGCGGCGGCGTGCACAACGTTGTCGCCCTGCGGACAAAACTTTGGTCAGCGTTGCGGCCTCCCTTTCCGTTGCCAAGGTGACCAGACTCCGCCCACCTTGGCAACGACCGCCCTCAGCTTGTGTACGGCGGCGTCCGTCCGGAGCGCCAGGACGGCCAAACGTTGCCTGCACGCCTGGCGCGCTTCGCCCAGTTCGGCGCGGAGGCGGCGCGTCTTCGCCGCCACGTCGCCGCTCGCCGCCGTCAAAGCTTCCGCTTCTGACCCCGTTTCCGTCTGGAACGCGCTCAGCTTCGCGCGCAGGTCAGTGACGGCGGCCTGGAGACAAGACGGCGGCTGGCGGTGGGTCACGTGACTTGCgtgttacaaaataataataataataagtcaccTGCAGCCGGCGCACTCTGGTCACGTCCTTGTTGGTGTCGTTTATCAGTCTTTGATTCCTGGACATGAGAAGTTGGGCCGGGCGGCACGCCTGCTCCACTTCCTCTTGCACTTCCACTTCCCGCTTCTGACGCCGTTTTTCCTCCAGCTTCTCCTCGTCGGCGCTGCGTAGCGCCGCCACCTGGAGGGAGGAAGCAAGGACAACGTCGGATCAAATTGCCGTCCAAAATCAAGCCGACGTTCAGGAAGCGCGAGTGAGCCTTCGTACCCGGTCTCGCTGAGCGATGCGCCGGGCCGCCATGATGTCGCCGTACGCGGCGTGAACTTGCCGCATGACGTCGTCGTGCCGCCGCGACAACACGAACGCCGCGTCCTCCAGATGCTGACGCTGATGCTGAGAGTGCGAAGCCACGTTGCGGCTGCAGGTCGCACGTTAGCACGTTAGCACGTTAGCACGTTAGCACGCAGTCTGCTCGTAGCATCTTtcatttgagtttatttttgtttcgatTTGACTTTTGTGttctaaattcattttatttgaattcgtttttattattttttttaaaaactctttaactggcagccattttcactgaagcaactcattttcaaggcccacagaatattgtgttctattgctataaaaacacggaagctaccaaaagaaaggttagagtcctttctttcatcaggaaaaaaaaatcatatttctatctgtttccattttgcagcaattagcattagaatatagctaagtttgatccttattcacaaaactgtttCGAACTGTGgagaaatgagctttttttcaacatggccctggtggatctcttatactctgctgccacccgctggccgtttttgtaataactacctttgcttcacccgttctctgcagttcaaaGCCATCCCATCAAAACAACCCCACGAGTCACGTGACCAGCGGTTTAGGCCGCCGCCCACCGACCTGTCTTCCGCGAAGCCTCGGCCGACGCCTTGCAGATTTTCCTCCCAGCGCCGTCGCACGAAGGCCACGCGCTCGTCCAGCAAAGTCCGCAGACGCTCGACGTGATGAAGGTGAAGACGACGCACGCGGCAACATTGACGCTCCGCCTCTTCCAGGTCACCTGACAAGCTCTGCcacacaaaacaggaagtgatgtcagaaCATCAAGTCACACCAGAGACAAACCGTGAGTGAAGTGAccaataagaaagaaaaaatcggTTTTACGAAATAAACAGGAAGGAAGTGACGCAAGgaacaaacaggaagtaataAAACAGttagagctaaaaaaaaacaggaaatgaccaaTCAGGAAGTGACATATACGAGCCTGTTGGCGTTTCTCAATCGGAAGAAGGTCTCGTTCACGTTAACGAGTTCACAATTGACATTCTTCGCAAGAACGTTCTTAGGAAGATCGCAATTTCACAACTTGACAAGATTCTTCCTCTTGAGAACGGAACGTCTCGTTTTGATGTCACCTTGATGACGTCATCCAGGCCATCCAGCTGCCGCTCAAAGGTACGCCTCAAGATGATGACGTCATTGCGCAGCTGCTCCGAGCGCGCCTGGCGTAGGATGCGACGCCAGGCCTGGTTGAGTTTGGCCTGATTGACGCGCGAGTTCTGCTCCTCCCGCTGAACTTTGACCTGCGGCCATCACGGGAACATCAATTGAAAAAGACGTCATCGCATGACATCATCCTCACGATCATGACGTCATCATCCTTTCGCCATCTCATGGCATAGAAATGAACGTGATTCTCATGTCGTGACGTGACGCATTTTCGTGCTCCTgacattattatcatcatcacgtCATTTTATTGCCATCATCGTTATCTCATGACATCATCTCAACCAATCATGAGAATGACGTCATGGCACGAGAACCGCCCTCTTGCTGTGTGCAACTCACTGTGAGGAAGAGTGTGAGAAGCTCCTCCCTCTTCTTGTTCACTTCCTGTTGTTGTTTGGCTCGATGACGTCGCAGCGGTAGCTCCTCCTCCGGTGACGCCCCGCCTCCTTTCTTTGCCTTCCTGGGCATCTTCCTCCTTTCCTTTGAATTATTCTAACGGGAGCAGTTTATTAATGACCACAATGAGAAATGAAATACTAGCAAATACTCACTTTCGAGACAAGTGCTTAGTAAATGTAGTAAGATGAGTCATATGATAAGATCGCTTCTACACTTTAGGCTAAAGGAAACTTCAATTtctggaggaggaaaaaaagattagacAGAAGACATTGAGATTCTGTTTAATCCCCGCCCcctcccttctttttttaaattgttcttgTACATGTCGCAAGTGTTTGTAATATTTGGAGCCTTTCGTGAGAATGTGGCTGTACCTAATCGAGTGGCCGTGTTGTGACGATTGACGGACGCATACAATTGCagtcaaatgtcaaaaatgataACAACATTGAATTGATTTTGTTTCGAATTGTGTGTGGAGAGGAAAAAAGTGCGCGTGTTCGTCATCTCACCTCGTCCACGCGCTCCCGCTTGGAACGTTTGCGTCACGTTTCCATGGCGACCGCTGAGGCGACCGTCCGCCGTCTTCCGGTCCCGACAcctcaaaaacacacaactaCAGTTCAAAAGTTGAGGGAAAGCAACATTAGAAGTCTTAAGTAGAAGTATTATATAGCAATCATTTtacgtcatttaaaaaatgtgtacgCTGCATTTTCTGCTCCATTTAAACTGTGCGTTTCTGAGCCCAAAATGAAAactacttacattttttttacggtACTCTCTCTACGTGACTTTATTCTTACTAATACATTTAGTGACATATAAGATTTACATATGATCAATTAGACTAGTATATATTGatcattgattaattatgatataTTTGACTGATTATCTGATCCGGTTtgtccacaagagggcagcagagttttgtattcatttgcgTGTGAACGACACGTcaaggcaataaaaaaaaaataaaaaaaataaggtcaAAACATCTTTAATAgtaaacaagcaaaaataaatacaaaacagagGCATCATTAGATCATCACAAGTTTACACTTTGTTGAAGTTTAACataagagattaaaaaaagttacacatgGCACGTTGAAGTGTGACGTCACCTGTCCATCAGTTAACTACATGTGGCGACTGGCTGATGACGTCATGACGTATGTACAGCGTGTGCGTTTCAGTTGTTGACGTCAAAGTCTCGACAAATTCCGCGGACGAGGTCGTCGACGAGATCGTCGAGGCCGCCGAAGTGTCGGCTGAAGAAGACGTGGTCGTCTTTGGGCTGGGACGCCATCGCCCGCAGGTCGTCCATGGGCGCCCAGGCCACGCCCACCGAAAACATGCTGATGCCTACATGGGCGGGGCAAACGTCACAAACGGCACAAAAACCGcagcaaatacaaatacaataagaATCCATTTTTACAAACGGGACCACCAGGGGGCGCCTAAAAGAGTTCAGCAAAAGTTGCAGATTTGAGAAAATTAATTGAACAAAGTACTCTAATGTCTTTTTCAAGCATAAAATGAAAAGTTGTACTTTTTCAAGagtttttttaagttgaaatgTTACATTAACAAATTTTGGAGAATGTTGTCATGTgacaataaagcatttttttttttcaataaaaaaacccTCAATACAATCGTTACAAAATGAGAATGaattagcattttttaaagaaaaaaattaaatgaatgtaagGGCAAATTTCAAAGAA
This window harbors:
- the LOC144051811 gene encoding dynein regulatory complex subunit 2-like, with the translated sequence MPRKAKKGGGASPEEELPLRRHRAKQQQEVNKKREELLTLFLTVKVQREEQNSRVNQAKLNQAWRRILRQARSEQLRNDVIILRRTFERQLDGLDDVIKSLSGDLEEAERQCCRVRRLHLHHVERLRTLLDERVAFVRRRWEENLQGVGRGFAEDSRNVASHSQHQRQHLEDAAFVLSRRHDDVMRQVHAAYGDIMAARRIAQRDRVAALRSADEEKLEEKRRQKREVEVQEEVEQACRPAQLLMSRNQRLINDTNKDVTRVRRLQAAVTDLRAKLSAFQTETGSEAEALTAASGDVAAKTRRLRAELGEARQACRQRLAVLALRTDAAVHKLRAVVAKGDNVVHAAALCAKIRPAANCWPRGGDHERLGATQPSKTFPEVDALTRRLNCALLREDTLAKRGDELRRDNQQLRLALRRRLDGMTLAGGPALLSVKTAPSADVRLLGPSHHNVIEANDVIRNSFT